A single Triticum dicoccoides isolate Atlit2015 ecotype Zavitan chromosome 2A, WEW_v2.0, whole genome shotgun sequence DNA region contains:
- the LOC119353724 gene encoding uncharacterized protein LOC119353724 isoform X1, translated as MAFIVSKLARAALASRPVGDIAGVLPPCLPRLYLPAGTSRRMFAAAGGPKPKEAPRIYPLVDENSIKSKESLWALYECWCKYWRVSRDREEMVRRFKSFEAAALWVYKMNNSGCSQVSQLGPYSDMSQREIAELLPPLPEYDDEDIEDTFLSTVPGEDLGAQELEQPLNN; from the exons ATGGCTTTCATCGTGTCCAAGCTCGCGCGGGCAGCCCTCGCATCCCGCCCCGTTGGAGATATTGCTGGTGTCCTCCCCCCGTGTCTCCCCCGGCTCTATCTGCCGGCTGGTACCAGCCGTCGCATGTTTGCAGCTGCAG GCGGTCCCAAGCCAAAAGAAGCACCTCGAATATATCCCCTTGTTGATGAGAATTCCATTAAGTCGAAGGAATCCCTATGGGCCTTGTATGAATGCTGGTGCAAGTATTGGAGGGTATCCCGTGACCGTGAAGAGATGGTCCGCCGGTTCAAGTCATTTGAGGCTGCTGCACTGTGGGTGTACAAAATGAACAACTCTGGGTGTTCGCAAGTGTCTCAACTGGGCCCGTATTCTGATATGTCACAGAGGGAGATTGCTGAGCTGTTACCTCCACTTCCTGAGTATGATGATGAAGACATAGAAGATACCTTTTTATCAACG GTGCCAGGTGAAGATTTGGGGGCCCAGGAGCTTGAGCAGCCCTTAAATAATTAA
- the LOC119353724 gene encoding uncharacterized protein LOC119353724 isoform X2, whose protein sequence is MAFIVSKLARAALASRPVGDIAGVLPPCLPRLYLPAGTSRRMFAAAGGPKPKEAPRIYPLVDENSIKSKESLWALYECWCKYWRVSRDREEMVRRFKSFEAAALWVYKMNNSGCSQVSQLGPYSDMSQREIAELLPPLPEYDDEDIEDTFLSTGKPEA, encoded by the exons ATGGCTTTCATCGTGTCCAAGCTCGCGCGGGCAGCCCTCGCATCCCGCCCCGTTGGAGATATTGCTGGTGTCCTCCCCCCGTGTCTCCCCCGGCTCTATCTGCCGGCTGGTACCAGCCGTCGCATGTTTGCAGCTGCAG GCGGTCCCAAGCCAAAAGAAGCACCTCGAATATATCCCCTTGTTGATGAGAATTCCATTAAGTCGAAGGAATCCCTATGGGCCTTGTATGAATGCTGGTGCAAGTATTGGAGGGTATCCCGTGACCGTGAAGAGATGGTCCGCCGGTTCAAGTCATTTGAGGCTGCTGCACTGTGGGTGTACAAAATGAACAACTCTGGGTGTTCGCAAGTGTCTCAACTGGGCCCGTATTCTGATATGTCACAGAGGGAGATTGCTGAGCTGTTACCTCCACTTCCTGAGTATGATGATGAAGACATAGAAGATACCTTTTTATCAACG